The following nucleotide sequence is from Devosia salina.
GGCTGGCACGCCTGGGCATAGACATTGATGACCAGCTCGCGGAAATCGACGAGATTCATATCGGCCTGGTTCGATATCCTGGCGCCATAAAGGGTGGACCAGAAGGCCTCGCCCTCGCCACGGCGATAGATTTCGAGATGCGCCTGATTGTCCTCTTCGACGAAGCGCGCTGTCGAGGTCTCGGCAAGGGCTTCGATATCTTCCGCATCCGCCGCCCAGCTCGGCAAGGGCAGGGTCAATCTCTGGCCCATCGTTTCCAGCACCAGCTTGCCATTCTCACTGGTAAAGGGCAGCGCGGCGGTGCCCTGCGCCATGGCCGGGGCCATTGCCAGAACCGAGGCGGCGAGGGCGGCCGGCACATGTTTCATCAAGCTCACGGGGTTCTCCTGACACCCGAACGGAAATCGAAATCGAGTGGCCTGCCCCCGGCCGCCTCGACAGGCTGACGATTAGGGGGCCGGCCACAACCGCGCAAGTGCGCCCGGCAAGTCCGCCTCATAACAACCCGGCGTTGCGGAATTGCTGCAACACTCGGCGCCTGCCGGAGGCGAGGTCCTTATCGACTAGCCCCGCGCGCTGCGCGGCAGCGGGCTTTCCGGCAGCAGGCGATGCGGCGGCTGGTGCCCATCCATGAAGGCGCGGATATTGACGATCACCGCCTCGCCCATTTCGACGCGGGCCTCCATGGTCGCCGAGGCCATATGCGCGGTCAACACCACGCGATTGGCTTCTGCCAGGGCCAGGAGGCGGGGATTGATGCCATTGCGGTTCTCGAACACGTCGAGTGCCGCGCCGCCCAGATGCCCGCTCTCGAGCCGTTCGATCAGCGCCGTTTCATCCAGCAGCTCGGGGCGGCTGACATTGATCACAAAGGCCCCCGGCTTCATGGCATCAAGCCGCTCTGCCGACAGGATATGGTGGGTGTCGCGCGTGAGCGGGGTATGCAGCGAGACGATGTCGACCGCTGCCAGCATCGCATCAAGGTCATGCCAATACTGCGCCTCAAGCGGCGTTTCCACGCCCGGCGGCCGCCTGTTGCGCGAGTAATAGTGGATGTTGAGGCCGAAGGCGCGGGCCCGGCTCGCCACCGCCATGCCGATGCGGCCCATGCCGACAATGCCCAGTGCCTTGCCGCGCAGCCGGTGTCCGAGCATCGAGGTCGGCGACCAGCCGGCCCAGGCCCGGTCGCGCAGCAGCATCTGCGTGCCCTCCACCAGCCGCCGCGGCAAGGCCAGCATCAGCGCCGTGGCCATGTCGGCCGTGTCCTCGGTCAGCACCGAGGGCGTGTTGGTCACGGTCAGTCCCGCGGCCCACGCCGCTTCAAGGTCGATATTGTCCACGCCATTGCCGAACTGGGCGATCAGGCGCACGCTGGGTGGCAGCCGGGCGATCAGCGCGGCGTCGATACGGTCGGTAATGGTGGAAACCAGCACGTCCTTGCCGGCCAGTCCCTCCAGGATGTCGTCTCCGGTCAGCGCCACATCGGCTTCATTGACATCGGTCTCGAACAGCGTCGCCATGCGCGCCTCGATGCTCGCCGGCAGGCGCCTGGTCACCAGGATCTTGGGTTTATGCGATGTCATGCGTACCAGTGCGGGGGCTGATGGGGCAGGCGTGATCATGCCCTTCAGCGACCATTAAGGATCATGGTCTAGTGATAGGGCAAATCCAACCCGTCTGCAAAGTGATGTTGTTTTTGCCAGCCCTCCCGGGCCGCGTTCGCGCCTTCCTGTTTGCCTTACTGGCTCTCTGCGCCGGTCTGGCCGTCTTGCCCCCGGCCCAGGCTCAGGACAATCCAAGCGGCCTGCCCCTGCCGCGCTTCGTCACGACCCGTTCCCATCCCATCAATGTGCGGGTCGGTCCCGGCACCCGCTACGAGATCGCCTGGAACTACACCGTCTCCGGCGTGCCGGTCGAAATCGTCCAGGAGTTCGACACCTGGCGCAAGATTCGCGACATGGATGGCGAAGAGGGCTGGGTGCATCAAAGCCTGCTCTCGGGCAGCCGCGCCGGCATTGCCACGCCGCTCCTGGCCAATGGCGAGGTGATCATGCATGCCGGCAAGTCAGAGGATTCGCCAGCCCGGGCCCGCCTCGCCGCCGGCCTGCGCGTAACCATCAGCGAATGCGACGGCACCTGGTGCAATGTCTCGGCCAGCCAGACCGGCACGCATCAGAGCTGGGTCGGCTGGGTGCGCCAGGCCGAACTCTGGGGCGTCTATCCCAACGAGGAATTCGACTGAACCGCCGGTCCAAGCTCGGCCAGCATATTGGTGCGCTCGCGCTCGCGCCGCGCCGCGTCGTCGAGCTTCGGACAGGACGCGCAATAGCGCTCCGGAAACGCCAGATAGTCCAGGCAACACCCCTTGCGGGCCATGATGGCCACCTGCCGCCCGTCGCCGAGGTCCAGCGTTTCGAGCCCCCCCTGGCCCGTCAGCCCCATCGCTTCCAGCCACAAGGCGCAGAATCGATATTGCGCCTCGATCCCGATATCGGGCCGGAAGTGCCTGAGCCGCACCATCAGGCCCAGCATCCGGTCGGCCAGTAGCCGCAGCGCCGTCAGTCTCTTGAGCCGGGTGACCGCGTTGATCTCCACCAGCAGCGCATCCGCCATGGCCCTCAGGGCCGTGCCCGCCTCGCCGATCAGCGCCTCC
It contains:
- a CDS encoding SH3 domain-containing protein, which encodes MPALPGRVRAFLFALLALCAGLAVLPPAQAQDNPSGLPLPRFVTTRSHPINVRVGPGTRYEIAWNYTVSGVPVEIVQEFDTWRKIRDMDGEEGWVHQSLLSGSRAGIATPLLANGEVIMHAGKSEDSPARARLAAGLRVTISECDGTWCNVSASQTGTHQSWVGWVRQAELWGVYPNEEFD
- a CDS encoding 2-hydroxyacid dehydrogenase, which translates into the protein MTSHKPKILVTRRLPASIEARMATLFETDVNEADVALTGDDILEGLAGKDVLVSTITDRIDAALIARLPPSVRLIAQFGNGVDNIDLEAAWAAGLTVTNTPSVLTEDTADMATALMLALPRRLVEGTQMLLRDRAWAGWSPTSMLGHRLRGKALGIVGMGRIGMAVASRARAFGLNIHYYSRNRRPPGVETPLEAQYWHDLDAMLAAVDIVSLHTPLTRDTHHILSAERLDAMKPGAFVINVSRPELLDETALIERLESGHLGGAALDVFENRNGINPRLLALAEANRVVLTAHMASATMEARVEMGEAVIVNIRAFMDGHQPPHRLLPESPLPRSARG
- a CDS encoding siderophore ferric iron reductase, which codes for MTTRNYLFAQTNDDVALTRFIATAAKATGFLKGAPGGPLPGWYVPGGDNRDFLETLLGRLAAAYPAAGQPFHAVRLWTNLTWQPAYLSVIAVHVHGALPRVSGIAQARQNLDVDGYRLATGPQTEGPVEALIGEAGTALRAMADALLVEINAVTRLKRLTALRLLADRMLGLMVRLRHFRPDIGIEAQYRFCALWLEAMGLTGQGGLETLDLGDGRQVAIMARKGCCLDYLAFPERYCASCPKLDDAARRERERTNMLAELGPAVQSNSSLG